The Kineococcus endophyticus genome includes a region encoding these proteins:
- a CDS encoding NAD(+)/NADH kinase, which yields MHPGHVGRLGLVVHPVRDTVEQARVVERWASEHGKEVVGLRTDATRLPDSVTRVGVEEFAATVDAVVSLGGDGTMLGALRLVAGSKVPVLGVNLGHLGFLVELEPSELPGALERIAAGDFTVEPHLSLRTELHTGDERREAVAFNDIALARTPGKGTVTAALSVADQRIGYLRCDAIVLATPTGSTAYSYAAGGPVVSPAADALLVTPVAPMSGIGRPIVLGVDETVRLELLEGSGPPVVEVDGIAAGELPPGSVIEVRAERDAGHVIRLDAAGHGRRARVKLSLLDLPLLPEEMLELVPKELRRSESTRTR from the coding sequence GTGCACCCCGGACACGTCGGCCGCCTCGGACTCGTCGTGCACCCCGTGCGCGACACCGTCGAGCAGGCCCGCGTCGTCGAACGCTGGGCGAGCGAGCACGGCAAGGAGGTCGTCGGGCTCCGCACGGACGCGACCCGGCTGCCGGACTCCGTGACGCGGGTCGGTGTCGAGGAGTTCGCCGCCACCGTCGACGCCGTCGTGAGCCTGGGCGGCGACGGCACGATGCTCGGCGCCCTGCGCCTCGTCGCGGGGAGCAAGGTGCCCGTGCTGGGCGTGAACCTCGGCCACCTGGGGTTCCTCGTCGAGCTCGAGCCGAGCGAGCTGCCCGGCGCCCTGGAGCGCATCGCCGCCGGGGACTTCACCGTCGAACCGCACCTGTCGCTGCGCACCGAGCTGCACACCGGCGACGAGCGGCGCGAGGCCGTGGCGTTCAACGACATCGCGCTGGCCCGCACGCCCGGCAAGGGGACCGTGACGGCCGCGCTGTCGGTGGCCGACCAGCGCATCGGCTACCTGCGCTGCGACGCCATCGTGCTGGCCACCCCGACGGGGTCGACGGCCTACAGCTACGCGGCGGGCGGGCCCGTCGTCTCCCCCGCCGCCGACGCCCTCCTCGTCACCCCCGTGGCGCCGATGTCCGGCATCGGGCGGCCGATCGTCCTCGGCGTCGACGAGACCGTCCGCCTGGAGCTGCTGGAGGGGTCCGGACCGCCCGTGGTCGAGGTCGACGGGATCGCCGCCGGCGAACTGCCGCCGGGGTCGGTCATCGAGGTGCGCGCCGAGCGCGACGCCGGGCACGTCATCCGCCTCGACGCCGCCGGTCACGGCCGGCGGGCGCGCGTGAAGCTCAGCCTCCTCGACCTGCCGCTGCTGCCCGAGGAGATGCTCGAACTCGTGCCGAAGGAGCTGCGCCGCAGCGAGTCCACGCGCACCCGCTGA
- a CDS encoding ABC transporter ATP-binding protein, with product MDTRLRGVDLTLAYDDRTIAQDLGVEIPDGSFTVIIGPNACGKSTLLRALARMLKPKRGAVYLDGEEIHSLPGKEVARRLGLLPQTATAPDGITVADLVARGRFPHQKLLRQWSRDDERAVDAAMAWTRVGDLADRTVDELSGGQRQRVWIAMALAQETPILLLDEPTTYLDIAHQIEVLNLCAQLHEEQDRTMVAVLHDLNHAARYATHLVAMKDGAVLAQGDPSQVVTAELVEAVFGLPCVVVPDPETGTPLVVPRARTSRLGRDAPQHSQHGVGTREPA from the coding sequence GTGGACACCCGGCTGCGCGGCGTCGACCTCACCCTCGCCTACGACGACCGCACCATCGCCCAGGACCTCGGCGTGGAGATCCCCGACGGGTCCTTCACCGTCATCATCGGGCCCAACGCGTGCGGGAAGTCGACGCTGCTGCGGGCCCTGGCGCGGATGCTCAAGCCGAAGCGGGGAGCGGTCTACCTCGACGGGGAGGAGATCCACTCGCTGCCCGGCAAGGAGGTCGCGCGGCGACTGGGCCTGCTGCCGCAGACCGCGACCGCCCCCGACGGCATCACGGTGGCCGACCTCGTGGCCCGTGGCCGGTTCCCGCACCAGAAGCTGCTGCGCCAGTGGTCGCGCGACGACGAACGCGCCGTCGACGCAGCGATGGCGTGGACCCGGGTGGGCGACCTGGCCGACCGCACCGTCGACGAGCTGTCCGGCGGGCAGCGCCAGCGCGTGTGGATCGCGATGGCCCTGGCGCAGGAGACGCCCATCCTGCTGCTCGACGAGCCGACGACGTACCTCGACATCGCGCACCAGATCGAGGTGCTCAACCTCTGCGCGCAGCTGCACGAGGAGCAGGACCGGACGATGGTGGCCGTCCTGCACGACCTCAACCACGCCGCGCGCTACGCCACGCACCTCGTCGCGATGAAGGACGGCGCGGTGCTGGCCCAGGGCGACCCGTCGCAGGTGGTGACGGCCGAACTCGTCGAGGCCGTCTTCGGTCTGCCCTGCGTCGTCGTGCCGGACCCGGAGACGGGGACGCCGCTCGTCGTGCCCCGCGCCCGCACCAGCCGCCTCGGCCGGGACGCCCCGCAGCACTCCCAGCACGGCGTGGGCACGCGGGAACCGGCCTGA